One genomic window of Psychrobacter cibarius includes the following:
- a CDS encoding ATP-binding cassette domain-containing protein, producing MNHIQLENISKIYNANSSQAKSALGLLAEGMDSIQVKEQTGYSVGLYDINLSVKAGELHCIMGLSGSGKSTLIRHINRLIDPTSGKIWVDTSINAKPSTSSTKPSTNAKLSPDLLENGKSSPAINILELNDKALQHYRQQTISMVFQHFGLVPHMTVLQNVAYGLRVRKMSIKERHEVARHWLNEVGLANLEKSYPDELSGGMQQRVGLARALATDNPILLMDEAFSALDPLIRAQLQDQLLELQARLNKTIVFITHDIDEAIKVGQRISILNGGRLVQTDTPSELRHNPADEYVAQFMGAKI from the coding sequence ATGAATCATATTCAATTGGAAAATATCAGCAAGATTTATAATGCCAATAGCTCGCAAGCAAAGTCTGCATTGGGATTATTAGCAGAAGGTATGGATAGCATTCAGGTAAAGGAACAAACAGGCTATTCGGTCGGGCTTTATGACATCAATTTGAGCGTTAAAGCAGGTGAGCTGCATTGTATTATGGGCTTGTCAGGTTCGGGAAAATCAACCTTGATACGCCATATCAATCGTTTGATTGACCCAACCAGCGGTAAAATATGGGTTGATACTTCTATTAATGCCAAGCCGTCTACTAGTAGTACTAAGCCCTCCACTAATGCCAAACTCTCTCCTGATTTATTAGAAAATGGAAAATCATCGCCTGCTATTAATATTTTAGAGCTAAATGATAAAGCGCTACAGCATTATCGCCAGCAGACAATCAGTATGGTTTTTCAGCATTTTGGTTTGGTGCCACATATGACGGTGCTGCAAAACGTCGCTTACGGCTTGCGAGTGCGAAAAATGAGTATCAAAGAACGCCACGAGGTTGCTCGGCATTGGCTTAATGAAGTTGGGCTAGCAAATTTGGAGAAAAGTTACCCTGATGAGCTGTCAGGAGGGATGCAGCAGCGTGTCGGGCTGGCGCGTGCCTTAGCAACCGATAATCCGATATTGCTGATGGACGAGGCTTTCTCTGCCCTTGATCCCCTCATTCGTGCCCAATTACAAGACCAACTACTTGAGCTACAAGCACGGCTAAACAAAACCATCGTCTTTATCACTCATGATATCGATGAAGCGATTAAGGTCGGTCAGCGGATTAGTATTTTAAATGGCGGGCGTTTGGTACAAACGGATACACCCAGTGAATTGCGCCACAACCCAGCTGATGAGTATGTGGCTCAATTTATGGGTGCTAAAATTTAA
- the msrAB gene encoding bifunctional peptide-methionine (S)-S-oxide reductase MsrA/peptide-methionine (R)-S-oxide reductase MsrB → MPHKKIRHNDRSHTNKLATDSPCDSSRWLKSISAVGVTTVLSAGILVACGQMSSAESNASSTTKSAKQNSGVTSSRDMLPSDMLGQMRALPQLTKGLGDTGTAVIDPNKPTLIKFWASWCPLCLGTLAETEEWRTDPKFADLNVVTVVSPGHLNEKADGDFSTWYAGVQADYPKLPVLSDASGELINKLGVQVYPSWAILDKSGNLVHLVKGNISAEQAYALAENANNDFAELKAGSAKPANAQTLDNNSKIETIKQKDGVYYNDKGKAINTRSIYLAGGCFWGVEAYMERVEGVVDAVSGYANGETANPSYEQVIRGSGHAEAVKVTYDADKTDLDTILKYYFRVIDPTSLNKQGNDRGVQYRSGVYYTDKEDKAVIDAALKRVQSQYKQKIVVENEPLDNFYLAEMYHQDYLAKNPNGYCHVDLSLADDKLEGTARTKLAPVSTVAETLNPKRYAGFDKGALKNTLTKAQYNITQDAGTERAFSHEYDNLFAPGIYVDVVSGEPLFLSTDKYQSGCGWPSFTKPIDMQVITQHEDTAFNMVRTEVRSRVADSHLGHVFPDGPKDRGGLRYCINGGALQFIPVDVMPQSGYAPLVKLVKPAKP, encoded by the coding sequence ATGCCGCATAAGAAAATTCGCCATAATGATCGTAGTCATACTAATAAGTTAGCGACAGACTCACCATGTGATTCATCACGTTGGCTAAAGAGCATCAGTGCCGTTGGTGTCACGACAGTGCTGAGTGCTGGCATATTGGTCGCTTGTGGACAGATGAGTAGTGCGGAGAGCAATGCAAGTAGCACGACTAAATCAGCCAAGCAAAACAGTGGAGTGACTAGCTCACGTGACATGTTGCCTTCCGATATGCTTGGACAAATGCGAGCGCTGCCGCAATTGACAAAAGGCTTAGGTGACACGGGCACAGCAGTCATTGATCCTAATAAACCAACCTTGATTAAATTTTGGGCAAGCTGGTGCCCATTATGCTTGGGCACGTTGGCAGAAACCGAAGAATGGCGCACCGATCCCAAGTTCGCTGATTTAAATGTCGTGACTGTTGTCAGTCCCGGCCATCTAAATGAAAAAGCCGATGGCGACTTTAGCACTTGGTATGCAGGCGTCCAAGCAGACTATCCAAAGCTACCAGTATTGTCTGACGCTTCAGGCGAGCTGATTAATAAACTTGGTGTGCAAGTTTATCCAAGCTGGGCGATACTTGATAAAAGCGGCAACTTGGTGCATTTGGTAAAAGGTAATATATCGGCAGAGCAAGCCTATGCCCTTGCTGAAAATGCCAATAATGATTTTGCTGAGCTTAAAGCAGGGAGTGCTAAACCAGCAAATGCGCAAACCTTAGACAACAACAGCAAGATTGAAACCATCAAACAAAAAGATGGCGTTTATTATAACGATAAAGGCAAAGCGATTAATACGCGCTCAATCTACTTGGCAGGTGGCTGTTTTTGGGGCGTAGAAGCTTATATGGAGCGCGTCGAAGGCGTCGTCGATGCTGTATCAGGTTATGCCAATGGCGAGACGGCTAATCCAAGCTACGAGCAAGTGATTCGTGGCTCAGGTCATGCCGAAGCCGTCAAAGTCACTTACGATGCGGATAAAACAGACCTTGATACTATCTTAAAATACTACTTTCGCGTGATTGATCCAACCAGCCTCAACAAACAAGGCAATGATCGCGGTGTGCAGTACCGATCAGGCGTTTATTACACCGATAAAGAAGATAAAGCAGTGATTGATGCTGCCCTCAAACGTGTGCAAAGCCAGTATAAACAAAAAATTGTGGTAGAAAATGAGCCGCTAGACAATTTCTACTTAGCTGAAATGTACCATCAGGATTATCTGGCAAAAAATCCAAACGGTTATTGTCATGTTGATTTAAGCCTTGCCGATGATAAACTAGAAGGTACTGCGCGTACCAAGCTTGCACCTGTAAGTACCGTTGCTGAGACTTTAAATCCTAAGCGTTACGCAGGATTTGATAAAGGCGCGCTCAAAAACACCTTGACCAAAGCGCAGTACAATATCACGCAAGATGCCGGTACTGAGCGCGCCTTTAGCCATGAATATGATAATTTATTTGCGCCGGGTATCTATGTCGATGTGGTGAGCGGTGAGCCATTATTTTTATCAACCGATAAGTACCAGTCTGGCTGTGGTTGGCCAAGCTTTACTAAGCCGATTGATATGCAAGTCATTACTCAGCATGAAGACACCGCTTTTAATATGGTACGCACTGAAGTTCGCTCGCGAGTAGCAGACTCACATCTGGGTCATGTATTCCCTGATGGGCCAAAAGATCGTGGCGGGCTGCGCTATTGTATCAATGGCGGGGCGCTACAGTTTATTCCAGTCGATGTGATGCCGCAGTCAGGCTATGCGCCATTAGTGAAGTTGGTTAAGCCTGCAAAACCTTAA